CCTGCCATGAGAGGGAGCTGAGTGAAAACAAGATTGTCCCTTCGCTTGAGGAAGCGATAAGGCAAGCAGGTTTGCAAGACGGGATGACCATCTCATTCCACCACCATTTTCGTAATGGCGACTATGTGGTCAACATGGTGATGGATACTATTGCAAAGATGGGCTTCAAGGATTTGGTCCTGGCTCCTAGTTCGTTGATCGATATCCATAAGCCATTGATTGAACATATCAGAAATGGGGTCATCCGTAGAATTGAAACAAGTGGTATCCGAGGTGATCTTGCTGAGGCGATTTCCCGGGGTCTGATGGATATCCCTGTTGTCTTCCGTTCCCACGGAGGACGGGCTGCAGTTATAGAGTCAGGGCAACTTCCCATCGACATAGCTTTCCTCGGGGCGCCCTCCTGTGACCCGTTTGGAAATGCAAATGGTTATTCCAGGGATAATGACAAAGGTGTTATCTGTGGGTCGATGGGGTATGCGAAACTTGACGCCCAGTATGCTAAAAAGGTTATCATCCTAACCGACAATATTGTTCCCTTTCCCAATGTTCCCTTTGGAATACCGGAATCAGATGTCGATTTTGTCGTAGAGGTCGATGCCATCGGGGATCCGAATGGAATAATGGGGGGCTCAACTCGTTTTACCACAAACCCGAAGGAGCTGATGATAGCCCAGAAAGTTTCGGAGGTTATCGAGGCCACTGACTTCTTCCGCAATGGGTTTTCAATTCAGATGGGATCCGGTGGAGCAAGCCTGGCTACAGTTCGCTTCTTGAAAGACAAAATGATCCAGCACAACATTAAAGCCAGCTTTGCCCTTGGTGGTATAACCGGCCAGATTGTCCAACTTCATGAAGAAGGGTTGATCAAGAAAATTCTGGACGTACAGTCTTTTGACCTCGTTGCGGCCAGATCCCTGAAAGATAACCGGTTTCACCAGCAGATTTCTGCTTCCTATTATGCAAGCCCCCACAATACGGGCTCTGCAGTGAACCAGCTGGATTTCGTTATTCTCTCTGCACTTGAGGTCGATACTAAATTCAACATCAATGTACTTACCGGTAGTGATGGGGTTATCCGTGGAGCAATCGGCGGACATTGTGATACGGCCGCAGGAGCGTCTGTTTCCATCATCACCTGTCCTCTGACCCGAGGAAGGATTGCCACCATCGTAGACAAGGTCAATACCGTAGTCACGCCAGGGAAGACAATCGATATTGTCGTCACTGACCAAGGCGTGGCGGTCAATCCCCTCCGTAATGACTTGATTACGATGCTCACGAATGCTGGTATTGACCTGTGCACTATCGAACAGCTCCGGGAAAAGGCCGCTAGGATTGTCGGGGATTCGACTCCCATTACCTATACAGACAAGGTTGTCGGGGTGGTTACCTACCGCGATGGTTCGGTTATCGACTTGATTTATCAAGTGAAGGACGAGGAAGAGGTATAATTCTATGGCTACGCTTGAGGAAATTCTCAAAGAAAGGGATTGCCGCTCAGCTTTGCAGGCATCCCTTATCGAAAAATACGGATACCCTCTGGTTGTCTGTACTATGAATATCCCAGGACCGGATAAAAACAACGCCAGGATTCAAGCTGGTTTCGACAAGAGTATGGAAGCTTTTTCAATAAAGAATGAAGCGAACCTGGAAAAAGTGCTTGAACGTCGTTTAGAAACTGGTCCTGAGGCTTATTTCATCGTAACGGGAGGGACGAACCTGCTTTCCCTCAAGCGTAGACTTGCTTTTTTCGAACAAACCTATCCGATAGGTCGTTTGCTAGACCTGGATGTAAAGAGACTCGACGGTTCCCCGGTTTCCCGCAAGGATATCAACCTGGGGAGTAGAAAATGCCTTTTATGCCACAGGCCGGCCAAAGAATGTGCAAGGAGCCAACGACATAGCATCGAGGAACTCTCAGCTTATATGAATGAGGTCTTGGATAGGTTCTTGTGTAAAAACCACCCATGGAAGTAGAAGAATTTCTCTGCGCGAAAGCCTTACTTGAAGAAGTCGGAACCACTAGGAAACCTGGACTGGTTGACCGGATTCATAGTGGTGGGCATACGGATATGGACTACCAGACTTTTGTTGCAAGTACCAGAGCCCTGAAACCCTTCTTTGGGGAAATGGCAGAAACAGGTAAAAACTGGGAAGGCTCGCTTCCAGCTCTGTTCAAGAAGATCAGATTGATCGGGCAGGTAGCTGAATTGGCGATGTTTCAAGCTACCGGTGGGGTGAATACCCATAAAGGGCTTCTTTTTTCTGCTGGCATCCTTTGCAGTATTTCCGGCTATTCCAGAATGAAGTATGGTAGCACTAATACAGACTTACTGTGTTCCCTGGTACAAGAAATGACGTTTGAAGTGCTGGAGGAGGAATTTTTTCAGATACTGGAAAAGCCCCAGAAAACCCATGGTGAGCAGTTGTTTACAACCAAGGGCATCCGCGGTATACGCGGAGAGGTGCAGCAAGGATTTCCTTCTGTCCTCACCGTTTCACTTCCCGTCTATACTCGCTTGCTCAAGGAGGGAAGGGATTCCAACCTTGCCAGAATCCAGACATTGTTGCATCTGATGGCCAACGTATGTGACACCAATATCTTATATCGACATAGCCAGGAAACTTTGGATTATGTACAGCAAACTGCCCATTACATCCTGCAAAGGGGAGGGGCGTTTAGTGAAGAAGGTCTATCTCTCATTGTTGATTTTGACCGGATATGTACGGAAAAGAAAATCAGTGCAGGGGGATGTGCCGACTTGCTCGGTGTCACCATCCTTTTACATGATCTCAATCTCCTCGATGCCTATGGCTCTACCCCCTCTGCGCTTCTGCAGTTCTTCAGGATTTTAACCAGTACCAGTAATAAAGAATGTTCCTTACATGAGTCTCCGGTATTTTTTTGAATATTGGTATAACCGGTAAGTTGTGGTAGATTGAAAGCAACTATTGTTTCAAGGAATATGCTTTGCTGAATGTAATAAAACCCCATTGTTTAAAACCAGGTGATACCATAGCTACTGTCAGTCTTTCCTGGGGAGGCGCTGGCGATGAAGAGCTCCGTTGGCGTTATGACCTGGGGAAACAGAGGTTGACCGAACAATTTGGCCTAAAGGTCATTGAAATGGAACATACCCTCAAAGGAACGAAATACCTTAGCGAGCATCCGGAGAAACGTGCATCGGATTTGATGCAGGCGTTCTCTGATCCTGCGGTGAAAGGTATTTTTTCCTGCATCGGGGGAAATGACAGTATCAGGCTGCTTCCCTTTGTCGATGTTGCTGTCATTGCCAACAATCCAAAGGTTTTTCTTGGCTATTCAGATTCAACCATAACCCATCTTATGTGCCTCAAGGCAGGGCTCTCGAGTTTTTACGGGCCATCTATCTTGGCCGAATTTGCCGAGAATAACGGCATTTTCAGCTACACCGTCAATCATCTGCAGAAAATACTTTTTGAAACGAACCCAGTGGGGCAAATCAAAGCATCTGAAGAATGGACTGGGCACTATCTTGCATGGACAAAGGAAAATGCCAAGGTTTCCAAGAAAATGGAAAAAAATGGCCCGTACCGTTTCCTGCAAGGTAAGGGAACCGTACAAGGGCACCTAATCGGGGGGTGTCTGGATGTCCTGGAAATGGCCAAGGGTACTTCCCTCTGGATTGATGACTCCCTGTTCGACGGCGCGATTTTGTTTTTTGAAACTTCAGAGGAAATGGTAAGACCAGCACTATTTGAATCATGGTTGCGAGACTACGCTATGCAAGGAATTCTCCAAAAGGCGAAGGGCATGGTTTTCGGCAAACCCTACCAAGGTATATTCCAGCAAGAATATGAACAGGCGATACGGAACGTATTGCAGGAATTTTCCCTTTTCTCCCTTCCTGTGGTTTGCAACCTGTCTTTTGGCCATAACGAACCTATGTGCATCCTCCCTTACGGGGCAAAAGCCGAACTTGATTGTGACCACCAAACGTTCAGTATTCTGGAATCGGGAGTAGTCTAGGGCCACTAGAGTTCAGCCCATACCAAAGTCCATACAGGAAGGGCATCGATGGTTATCTCCCATGCCATGCCCCTCAGCCCCTCTGCTTGCCTGCCTAAAAGTTTGTGTGCTCTTCCGTTATCAATTTGCGGGGAGGCCATGAAGAAGTGCATAGATGGTGAATAGGGGGGAATCTGGATAGTAATACCCGCTTCTTTATCCAAAGGTTCTTTTTCCAAGTTCCAAAGCGAATCTTTTTGGCCGATCAGATTTATCAAATTGATGACAATCAACTTCTTGTCCATATGGACGATTGGCCAGAGAGTATCCGGTAACCCCTCAAAGGAAATTCCAATCTCCGATAGGTCAGTATTTTCTTGGGGAGGGATTGAGAATTCAAATTCCCTGTTCTCTCCGAATGCGAAGCTCTCGGTTACATCAACAAGGTCATTGCCAAAGAGCAATTGGCAATATTGGATGGAAAAATCCGTATAGGAGGTAAGCAGGTTTCTTTCTTCTTGTCTGAGAGGAGTATAGTCAACGTAATAGGGTTGGGTAAGGATCCCCCCATTTTCCCCGAAGAGCAACGGGGTTGCGCCCTGTGCATAGGTGCTTGCCATAAGCAGACAGGTGGAAGCAAGGGCCTTTTTCCGGTCCAAGGTCCCGCTTTCTTTAAAGGAACGGGAATAGGCTGCAAGTACTACCGGTTTGCCGAACCCGCGATGATTCTGTATTAGCTGGCGAAGATGCCTGTACTGGGTATGGGGATCCCATACCTCTATATACACGGCTTTTTGGTTTGCCTTTGCCGTCAGGTCTGCTGGCCAGCCCCCTACGTTATTGAATATATTTTCGTTGCCGTGCTTTGCCCATGCATTTATGAGGGAAACGAATTCCCTGTCAAGGTAGACAGGCTTCTGTTCATTGTCAAAGGCAATCTTGGGATATCCGTAGGTATCCATGTGGATTCCGTCAAACCCAAGGGTATCGGTGGCATAGCAGTATTGGTCTAGGATTCTCTTTCTCCACTGATTCCCCTCTGCAATATTCATGATGAAAAACTTGTCGATCAAATCTATTGGTTTTCCCCCGAACGCATACAAACCTTGCTCTGGATGGTCCTGAAGATATTCCTTTGATGCGGCATATACTGCACCATAGGCAAGTGCTTTCATACCATGGTGTTGTAATCCTTCCACTGATTGTTTGACAACAGATAGATCAACACTTTTCCCCATCAAGTCCCGGTATTTTTTCCCTTGGTCAAACTGGATAGGTTCGATTTCATACTGATGGGGTCTGTAGGACCAGTCATAGAACTGAACATGGGTGCAATGTTGTTGCAAGAGAAAGTCGAGAGCAGAATTCCTGGAAACCGAATCCTCGGTCTTGAATCCGGTGAGAAAACCATAGCGTACCTGGTTCGGTTCCACGTCTATTGCGCTCTTTGCCTCTGTGTTGCTGCCATCAGGGAACGTTATTGTGAGATATAGGCCATAGCCAGAACCGGTTTTCAACGGTTTTGTCAGGGTGATTTCCTGTTCAAAGCGTAGGAACCCTGTGGTTTGGGAAAGGGAACGTATAGGTTCCCCCTCCAGGCAATCTATGACCCGACCCAGATTTTCGATTTGCAGCGTGAAGGAAAAAGCTGAAAATGAATCTTCCCCAACCGGCATTTCAATGGCAAGGGGAATCCTGTCAGCCCCTTCTTGTAGGCAAGGAACCAAGGGCCAGAAACGAATCTCAAGAGAATTGTCCATAACGCTATCCTTTGATGGCACCGGTAGTGATGCCTGAGATGAAGTATTTTTGGAAAACCAGGAACATGAGAACGGCAGGAAGCAGGCCCAAAAAAGCTGCTGCAGCCATCAAGGGCCAGTTTGCCCCGTATTGCTGGAAAAAAAGTGAAATCGCAAGGGGAATGTTGCGGTGTGCCTGGTCCTGCAGGAAAAAGACTGCCTGTGCATAGTTATTCCACATGCCTACCCCCTGTAGGATTACAACAGAGGACGTTACCGGTCCGAGCAGGGGCATGGTAATTTTCCAGAAGGCATCGAACCAGGAACATCCGTCGATGATGGCTGATTCTTCAAGTGAAATGGGGATTGACCGAATGAAAGAGGCATAGAGAAAGACAGAGAAGGGGAGTGAATTCGTGGCCATTACGCATATCATTGCCCAATACGTGTTGATTCCTTTCATACGAATCAAAAGGGTATAGAGCGGCACTGTATTGATGATTCCTGGAATCATCATGCAACCTAAGAGAATTGCAAATATCACCTTGTTCAGCAAAGAGGGGAAACGGGCTATGGTATAACCAGCCATTGAAGAAAGAACTATCAGAAGGATTACCCCACCACTGGTCATGATGAAACTGTTAGCCATGGCTTTTCCCATTTTGCCGGCCTTCCAGGCATTTGGGAAATTACCCCAATTGAAATCAGGGATCAACCGGATTGAGGAAAGCCCTCCTTCCGGGCTTTTCAGTGATAGAAGAATAAGCAAGAGGAAAGGAACCAAAGCGACGAGGGCGATTAGGAAGACGACCGGGTATAAAGGGTGCTCTAGGGTGTCTCTGTTTTTTCTTTGTGTATGATTCATTACCTGTCCTCCCTCGCATTGAAAAACCGAAGGGAAAGAAGGACTGGGATGAGTATGATGACAAAGAGAATCAAGGCAACTGCCGTAGAGTATCCTGTCTTGTTTCCATAACACATGCGCATGATATAGATGCTTAACGATTCTGTGTCATAGCCAGGTCCCCCGTCGGTCAAAGATAGTATTGCATCGAAAACGGAAAGTGATCCGATGATATTGGTTATTACATTGATTTTCAGTGCAGGAATGAGCTGAGGCAAGACAATATATCTGAATATATGCTGTCTAGAGGCTCCTTCGAGTTCAGCAGCCTCATAGTGCTCGACAGGGATGGCCTGCAAACCTGCAAGGTAGATGATCATGGTCATGCCTGCGTATTGCCAGACATTGACCAATACGATAACAAGCATTGCGCTTCCGCCTGAAAGCATCCAGTTGGTGTTGGATATATAGCCAACCCGTTGTAGTAGAATTGCCAGAAGACCCCGTTTGGGTTGTAGCAAAAGGTACCAGATTGAACCCATGATCATGGGGCTTATGACTGCCGGAAGGTAGAGCAGGGAACGTACGGCGGCTCTAGCCTTGAATGTCCTATTCATCAGAAGGGCAAGAAGCAGGCCCAAAATGTTGAGCAACGGGGCGCTTCCCAAGGCAAAGAGCACCGTGTTTTGGATGTCTCTCAAGGCCCGGTCATCATGGAAAAAATCCCGGTAATTCTTTACACCGATGAAGGTCGGGGTGGAAAAACCATCCCAAGCGGTAAAACTGGTCCATACCCCCCTGCAAAGGGGGTACAGAAAGAAAACGGAAAAGAGCAGGAGGGCGGGCACCGCCATAAAGCGGTGCCAGGAAGCTGAATTCAAATGCAAGGTTCTCTTTTCTCTAGTGACTGGCAGCATATGCATCATTCCATAGGTTTTGGTATTCCTTTGCGAACTGCACAGGTGAGGCAAAGTCGCCGTGGAGCAATTTCTGTATGAGCCTACCGGTATCGTCTACAGAGAGACCGGAAGGGGCTTCTGTTGAGAAGTTGATATTCACGTAGGTTTTTACCAGCCTGCTTGCATCGTCTTTTATCGGGCTCCAGTTGGCATCGACATCGACAAATGCAGAGGGAATGCCACGGGTTTCACTGAATGATTTCTGGGTTGCAGGGTCAAACAGATAGTTTAGGAAAGCAAATACAGCCTCGGGTGATTTTGTAGTTGCCGATACGGCGTACACGGAATCCTCAGCGCAGAGAACCATCGGTTGCAAACCTTTTACAACAGAGGGGAAGGGACCGAAACCAATATTGCTTTTCATTTCGGGATTCAGTTTGACAATATCCCCAACGACCCACATGCCTTGATTGATGATGACAGCTTCTCCGCTTGCAAAAGCCTCTTTCTGGTTATCATAGGTTGCAGTAATGGCATCATCGTTGATAAGATGTTTATCCTTCAACTCAAGCAGGGCTTTTGCAAAGTTTTCCATGATTCCGTTCGGTGCATCCCATTGCACGGAATTATCCAGGAATGCTTTGCGTGAACCAGGAATCCCGAGCTGTTGTTTCACAACCCCATGGGCCCAGAATTCAATCAGATGCCCTAGTGTCCAGGAATCCTTTCCTCCAAGAAACAAAGGGGTCTTGTCAGGGTAGGCTTTCTTGATGGTCTCCAGGTTTTGTACGAACTCTTCCCAGCTCTGGGCGTCCTTGAGCCCAAGTTCAGCAAAAATATGCTTGTTGTAAAAAAGACCTCCCATGGTGATGTTCGTGGCAACCTTGTACTGCTTGCCTGTTTTGAGGTCAGTGCACAAATCCTTTACGGAAGGAAGTATTCTGTCCCAGAATCTTTGGTCGGAAAGATCCATATACAGACCTTTGTCGATGTAATCCTGGGTAACTACCGTAGAAAGGTCTGGCATCTGGTTCGAGGCAATCTTGACCTTGATGACATTTGAAGCATCCTTTTGGAATTCATATTCCACATTGACCATCGGATTCAATTTCTCAAACTGGGCAACCTGTTGGGTATCCCAGTCGACGGTTTCAACCCTACCTGAGAAATAGCTGATGCTTTTCTTTGTTTCCTTGGTTCCCTGGGCTCCCAAGGGAAGCAAGCAAAGGGCCAATAACGCAACGGTGAGCGACAACCTACTTACATACGATTTCCTTCTCATAACTACCATTCTCCTTTTTCATTGTATTGCATAATCTCGAAATCGAGGATCAAAAACATAGCATGTGACCATAAAAGAGGGCTTGCAATGGTTCCCCATCGCCTTTCCCATACATCAATCATCGAGGGGTCATTGGTAAATGCAGTGACTTGTTCCGGAAATGAACCTTGCTCCGTTCGTTGGGCAACCATCCAGGCAAGCAATTTCCTTGCCTCCCCAACCCGGCCTGATCTGAGGTAATGCCACCCGAGGAATCCTGAGAGGGGAATCCAAAGGCCTCCCCCATAATAGGTGTCTTCTGCATACCGCTGCGTTCCCCCCTGGTGCAGCAACTGCTCTTCGATGAGTCGAATTGTTTTTTTCATCGAAGGGTCGTCCTGATTGAAAACTCCATAGGGGGTAGAAAGCCAGATGAGGCTGGCATCGACTAACGACGTACCAATGAATTTGGGGAAGAATCCCAATGGATTTTTTTGTTCCTCGATAAACAACCGGATTGCTTGAGCCAATATAATGGCGCGTTGCTTGTCTGAAGGTTTGAGATACAAAAAGATGCTTTGCAATCCCCCCGCAAGACAGGCAAGGGTTGAAAGATGCTGTTTGTCGTGAAATTCTTCCCAGCAGTCACTTGATGGCAGTTTCCAGACAGTTTCGATATACTTGATTGCCAAAGAAACTGGCTTTTCCCATGCTTGGGGAAGTTTTGTTTCCTGTTTCTGTTCCAGATATTTGGCGGCAAGCCAAAGTAACGTCCCGTATCCATCCGGCTGAAAGTTTGGCCAGTCGCTCGTATCCTCTTCTCCTGCAAGGGTAAACCGAGCCCCGAGAAACCGATGGTTGTCCAATTTTGGGTTCTGTTCCAGCAATTCGGGGAGGGCAAGGATTTTTTCTTCGTTACGGAGCAGTACTGCCATTGCCCAATTGATGAATCGGTGCGTCGCCTCTTGTTGTCCGTACAGCAAAAGGCTATAGGCAATATAACTACTGTCACGCATCCAGCAATAATTATATTGGCTGAATTGGGGACCCGCTACGAAGGCACCGCTCGGACTCTGGTATGTGAGTAAAAGATCTAGGCTTTCTTGTTGCAACAGACTAAGGTTAGTAGAGACGAGTGTTTTCATGAACCCTCCGAAGAATAATATAGTAAGCGTTTACGGTAAACGTTTACGTAAATAACTAAAAAAATTTCACTCTCGTATATCCTGCACGGAATCACGTTCCTTCACGAAATGGGGCAATATAATTTGCTGGATGCTTTGTTCCTCGGTCAGCAGTCTCATGGCTGTCTCACCCAGTTCTTCGATTCCCTGGTGGATGGTTGTCAACGAAGGGAAGGCAATCTGGGCATCGAGCGTGTCGTCGTACCCGATGACAGAAACCTGCTGGGGAATTCTGATGTTGTTTTTATGTAGCCAGGCAATTGCCCCGAGGGCCATCTCGTCGCTGGTAGCAAAGACTGCTGTCAATTCGGGATGGGTATCGTACAGCTTTTCCATGGCAGTGATTCCGCTGAAGAAATGAAAGTCTCCATAGGCAATGAGACTGTCGTCGATCTCGATCGATGCTTCCTTGAGGGCCTTGAGATATCCGTCAATCCTCGGTTTTCCTGCAATACGGTCAGAAGCGGAACCGGTAATCAGCCCAATATGCGCGTGTCCTTTTGCAATGAGATATCGGGTAGCGCTTTCCGCTGCTGCTGCATCATCAATCTTGACCGAGGAAAATGGAAAGGAATTCCTATGGGTAGCTACCAAGACAACGGGGATTCCCAAGTCCTTGAGGTAGGATCCATACTCATCGGTAAGCCATTCACTGATATAGAGGATTCCGTCAACCCGTTTTTCACTGAGTGTTTTCAGGTAAGCCATGGTCCGTTCCCCGTTATGGTCTGTATTGCAGACAATGACGCTTTTCCCCTGGCTATGGGCGATTCGCTCGATGCCCCGAAGA
The sequence above is a segment of the Sphaerochaeta pleomorpha str. Grapes genome. Coding sequences within it:
- a CDS encoding S66 family peptidase, yielding MLNVIKPHCLKPGDTIATVSLSWGGAGDEELRWRYDLGKQRLTEQFGLKVIEMEHTLKGTKYLSEHPEKRASDLMQAFSDPAVKGIFSCIGGNDSIRLLPFVDVAVIANNPKVFLGYSDSTITHLMCLKAGLSSFYGPSILAEFAENNGIFSYTVNHLQKILFETNPVGQIKASEEWTGHYLAWTKENAKVSKKMEKNGPYRFLQGKGTVQGHLIGGCLDVLEMAKGTSLWIDDSLFDGAILFFETSEEMVRPALFESWLRDYAMQGILQKAKGMVFGKPYQGIFQQEYEQAIRNVLQEFSLFSLPVVCNLSFGHNEPMCILPYGAKAELDCDHQTFSILESGVV
- the citG gene encoding triphosphoribosyl-dephospho-CoA synthase CitG, with amino-acid sequence MEVEEFLCAKALLEEVGTTRKPGLVDRIHSGGHTDMDYQTFVASTRALKPFFGEMAETGKNWEGSLPALFKKIRLIGQVAELAMFQATGGVNTHKGLLFSAGILCSISGYSRMKYGSTNTDLLCSLVQEMTFEVLEEEFFQILEKPQKTHGEQLFTTKGIRGIRGEVQQGFPSVLTVSLPVYTRLLKEGRDSNLARIQTLLHLMANVCDTNILYRHSQETLDYVQQTAHYILQRGGAFSEEGLSLIVDFDRICTEKKISAGGCADLLGVTILLHDLNLLDAYGSTPSALLQFFRILTSTSNKECSLHESPVFF
- the citF gene encoding citrate lyase subunit alpha is translated as MQKIDMTAIQHIKDLKDVQVPFTLDHAHKELKTCHERELSENKIVPSLEEAIRQAGLQDGMTISFHHHFRNGDYVVNMVMDTIAKMGFKDLVLAPSSLIDIHKPLIEHIRNGVIRRIETSGIRGDLAEAISRGLMDIPVVFRSHGGRAAVIESGQLPIDIAFLGAPSCDPFGNANGYSRDNDKGVICGSMGYAKLDAQYAKKVIILTDNIVPFPNVPFGIPESDVDFVVEVDAIGDPNGIMGGSTRFTTNPKELMIAQKVSEVIEATDFFRNGFSIQMGSGGASLATVRFLKDKMIQHNIKASFALGGITGQIVQLHEEGLIKKILDVQSFDLVAARSLKDNRFHQQISASYYASPHNTGSAVNQLDFVILSALEVDTKFNINVLTGSDGVIRGAIGGHCDTAAGASVSIITCPLTRGRIATIVDKVNTVVTPGKTIDIVVTDQGVAVNPLRNDLITMLTNAGIDLCTIEQLREKAARIVGDSTPITYTDKVVGVVTYRDGSVIDLIYQVKDEEEV
- a CDS encoding glycoside hydrolase family 15 protein, with translation MKTLVSTNLSLLQQESLDLLLTYQSPSGAFVAGPQFSQYNYCWMRDSSYIAYSLLLYGQQEATHRFINWAMAVLLRNEEKILALPELLEQNPKLDNHRFLGARFTLAGEEDTSDWPNFQPDGYGTLLWLAAKYLEQKQETKLPQAWEKPVSLAIKYIETVWKLPSSDCWEEFHDKQHLSTLACLAGGLQSIFLYLKPSDKQRAIILAQAIRLFIEEQKNPLGFFPKFIGTSLVDASLIWLSTPYGVFNQDDPSMKKTIRLIEEQLLHQGGTQRYAEDTYYGGGLWIPLSGFLGWHYLRSGRVGEARKLLAWMVAQRTEQGSFPEQVTAFTNDPSMIDVWERRWGTIASPLLWSHAMFLILDFEIMQYNEKGEW
- a CDS encoding glycoside hydrolase family 66 protein produces the protein MDNSLEIRFWPLVPCLQEGADRIPLAIEMPVGEDSFSAFSFTLQIENLGRVIDCLEGEPIRSLSQTTGFLRFEQEITLTKPLKTGSGYGLYLTITFPDGSNTEAKSAIDVEPNQVRYGFLTGFKTEDSVSRNSALDFLLQQHCTHVQFYDWSYRPHQYEIEPIQFDQGKKYRDLMGKSVDLSVVKQSVEGLQHHGMKALAYGAVYAASKEYLQDHPEQGLYAFGGKPIDLIDKFFIMNIAEGNQWRKRILDQYCYATDTLGFDGIHMDTYGYPKIAFDNEQKPVYLDREFVSLINAWAKHGNENIFNNVGGWPADLTAKANQKAVYIEVWDPHTQYRHLRQLIQNHRGFGKPVVLAAYSRSFKESGTLDRKKALASTCLLMASTYAQGATPLLFGENGGILTQPYYVDYTPLRQEERNLLTSYTDFSIQYCQLLFGNDLVDVTESFAFGENREFEFSIPPQENTDLSEIGISFEGLPDTLWPIVHMDKKLIVINLINLIGQKDSLWNLEKEPLDKEAGITIQIPPYSPSMHFFMASPQIDNGRAHKLLGRQAEGLRGMAWEITIDALPVWTLVWAEL
- the citX gene encoding citrate lyase holo-[acyl-carrier protein] synthase, translating into MATLEEILKERDCRSALQASLIEKYGYPLVVCTMNIPGPDKNNARIQAGFDKSMEAFSIKNEANLEKVLERRLETGPEAYFIVTGGTNLLSLKRRLAFFEQTYPIGRLLDLDVKRLDGSPVSRKDINLGSRKCLLCHRPAKECARSQRHSIEELSAYMNEVLDRFLCKNHPWK
- a CDS encoding carbohydrate ABC transporter permease, producing the protein MAVPALLLFSVFFLYPLCRGVWTSFTAWDGFSTPTFIGVKNYRDFFHDDRALRDIQNTVLFALGSAPLLNILGLLLALLMNRTFKARAAVRSLLYLPAVISPMIMGSIWYLLLQPKRGLLAILLQRVGYISNTNWMLSGGSAMLVIVLVNVWQYAGMTMIIYLAGLQAIPVEHYEAAELEGASRQHIFRYIVLPQLIPALKINVITNIIGSLSVFDAILSLTDGGPGYDTESLSIYIMRMCYGNKTGYSTAVALILFVIILIPVLLSLRFFNAREDR
- a CDS encoding LacI family DNA-binding transcriptional regulator, with protein sequence MSVNIQEVAKQAGVSIATVSRILNNLPGYSEKTRLKVEKTIAELGYTPNAIARGLVNKKTNVIGVLLPCVTGRFSNELLRGIERIAHSQGKSVIVCNTDHNGERTMAYLKTLSEKRVDGILYISEWLTDEYGSYLKDLGIPVVLVATHRNSFPFSSVKIDDAAAAESATRYLIAKGHAHIGLITGSASDRIAGKPRIDGYLKALKEASIEIDDSLIAYGDFHFFSGITAMEKLYDTHPELTAVFATSDEMALGAIAWLHKNNIRIPQQVSVIGYDDTLDAQIAFPSLTTIHQGIEELGETAMRLLTEEQSIQQIILPHFVKERDSVQDIRE
- a CDS encoding ABC transporter substrate-binding protein, yielding MRRKSYVSRLSLTVALLALCLLPLGAQGTKETKKSISYFSGRVETVDWDTQQVAQFEKLNPMVNVEYEFQKDASNVIKVKIASNQMPDLSTVVTQDYIDKGLYMDLSDQRFWDRILPSVKDLCTDLKTGKQYKVATNITMGGLFYNKHIFAELGLKDAQSWEEFVQNLETIKKAYPDKTPLFLGGKDSWTLGHLIEFWAHGVVKQQLGIPGSRKAFLDNSVQWDAPNGIMENFAKALLELKDKHLINDDAITATYDNQKEAFASGEAVIINQGMWVVGDIVKLNPEMKSNIGFGPFPSVVKGLQPMVLCAEDSVYAVSATTKSPEAVFAFLNYLFDPATQKSFSETRGIPSAFVDVDANWSPIKDDASRLVKTYVNINFSTEAPSGLSVDDTGRLIQKLLHGDFASPVQFAKEYQNLWNDAYAASH
- a CDS encoding carbohydrate ABC transporter permease; protein product: MNHTQRKNRDTLEHPLYPVVFLIALVALVPFLLLILLSLKSPEGGLSSIRLIPDFNWGNFPNAWKAGKMGKAMANSFIMTSGGVILLIVLSSMAGYTIARFPSLLNKVIFAILLGCMMIPGIINTVPLYTLLIRMKGINTYWAMICVMATNSLPFSVFLYASFIRSIPISLEESAIIDGCSWFDAFWKITMPLLGPVTSSVVILQGVGMWNNYAQAVFFLQDQAHRNIPLAISLFFQQYGANWPLMAAAAFLGLLPAVLMFLVFQKYFISGITTGAIKG